The segment ACAAGATTATTAAGGAAGCAGAATCAAAGGAGCTAGACCCCAAGTTCAACAATGTTGGATTAGTCGCCGATGCTGTGTCAAACATGCAGTGGGTTGCGCGGAGTTTTGCCTTCAAGGAAGATGATCCCCCGGCAGACGACATTCTCGCGGCCCGACTGCGGGCCAAATATTGGGGCGCACAAGTCATCACATACCGGCCCTTCATTCGACAGATTCTACAGTGGTCAGAGAAAATGCAAAAGCATCCCTCAAGTCCGAACCTGCAGCCTGTATCGGAATTCCGACAAGGCATCGCGGCGCCGGTCATCGATCCGTCAGCGAAGTCTCGCAAAGATATTCAACCAATGGTGATCGAATATGCGAAGCGAGGCATCAAAGCGTTGATTGAGAGCACGCGGGCATTTCACGGTTTGGGATCGGAACGACCAATCATTACTAATGTCTTTGGAACTGCACATGCGTAAGTTTATGATGTCACGGAAGCAGAGACGGTTGCTAACGAGTTGTCTTTCTTTAGTCAATGGGGAAATCTCTTGGTTCTGTCGGCATGTTTTAGAGACGAGGTGCTCTCCTCAGAGATTGATGCAAGTCTTCTCATGACGCTGTTTTCCAAAACCATTCACTTTTTAAAACAGTCCAGTACAGCGACGGGTTCTCTCAAAACAGACATGCACATACTGGAAGGCATCCAGCGAGATTTGTTTCCCCCGGGAGTCGATacgaagatgacgagaagCTTCTCAAGCAGTACCAATTTACAGACGCCAAAACTTCCCATGGCAGCTCCACCGCCCATGTCCAACCCCAATTAATATATCGGGACATGTTGTTCTCGGTATTGGTGCAAAACGCGAATTGACTTGCAGGTCTTCAACTCTCTTGGTTATATTTCATGCAGCAAGACGACCCAACCGGCCAATTCTGTCGATTCGATCCTTGTCTTTCATAATGGGTGAGGTGCGGGGCGGTATAAGATATTTTCCCCTATATCTGGCGAGCCACTTGGCGAGGATACCTGGCTTAAGAGGTTACAATCTAGCGGCGTACTACAGAATGGATGGGTTCTACAAAATCGAAGTGCAAACTCAACGACGTGGAACACGACATATAACCCATGCGGTATGACGGGCATGTTTCAGCGACTGATGGTCATGCGAATGCTGTCGAGCACCGGTATGAATTGGGGAGACCTATATgattttccttcttcttcagctctATAAAACTTGCATAAAGGCtttgcttttcttcttctttttttttcggcaaCCATGGGCGTGCATTTCTGGCGAATACTCGGTCGGCTCACATTTTCATTTCAATATTTGTTGtcattttttttaacttttttttattcaaGTCTATTGGctattttgttttttttgcTCGCAATCTTACTGCCATTTCCTTTTATGGTAGGAATAGCTTGTGTATACCCCAGGCTGGACGTGGAGGAGATACCAAGACGGGACCTGTTTCCGACATGAAGCAGGGCAGGTGGATAGGCgcatggaggaggaggatcATTACATTTTTGGAAAGATTGGAGGAAGGTCTGGGCGAGTGGCGGCGATTAGGGATCCAGgtcgagatggagatggagacaCTACTAGAAGGATACTTTGGGCGTGTGCGAGTTGCAGGCGACAAGCAATGAAGACAAGTTTTCGACCATGTACGGGAGTACTATAGTCTGTGCTACGTACGTTTTTGGCCGCGGTGACACGCCACCAATCTCCTGGACACGTACATAAGTTTTGTTTGATGAATGTGTTGGCAAGGCAAGGCTAGGCCAGGTCAGCCAGCCACGCATTCGTGCGtgccttggctgctggaTCCTTTCTGGGGCTAGTAGGTAGTATTTGCGAAGTGTCAAACATTCTGAATAAGAGGGCGGCCAAGACTAGGTGTCAAGACAAGTGTCCACAAAATGCCACACCGAGCAAGgcgttggagatgatggcacACGGTCGGTCGACCATCGATCATGATATGATGATGGACCCGTGTTGCCGTGAACTCTCCACCCTTGCACGACGGGTAGAGAGTACTCCTTACTCGGCGCTCCATTCATCACGATCTAGGTCGGGCCGCGGCGACGGTGTACATAGAAGATCGGCCATCCAGCCGGCGGCAGGGGTTGTCTTGTCTCGTTGTTTTTGTCTCTCTTGGttttatacggagtactaccaAGGACGCACAAGCAAAACCAGAGACTTTGTGGCCGAGCAGCCGCTTCCTTTTTCCGCATAcggcgtatgtatgtactttctacggagtagcaaaCGCGGCACGGCACAGGCCAGGGCCATGCATGCCGCTGGCACCCTTGCTATTCCAGCCCCATGCCAGATGCCAGGTACCGAAAGAGAGTCAGTCTGGTTGTCACGCGAGCAGCTGGACGGAAGAACCATGCGAATGGCACTCCGTATTCGGTATGTAGCtcccgtacggagtagggcGATCGGGCAACAGGGGGGGGCAACCTTGTCCCTTTTTTTGTTTATTTCATTTTATTGGATTCTCAAGACAAGATCGGTTTGGTCATACATCGATAGGGGTTCGCGAGGGCCTGGGTTGCGGGCGGCTTGGACGGAGCGGGCGTTGGGACACGGGGGGTGTGTGCTCGACGAGGGCTTGCCGGGCTGGGGACTTGATGGACGGAGTACGTAGGCTCGGCGGAAGAGGCGCGGGTGGCTTTCTTGCCGTGACTGGGCTGGGAGATTTTCTTTTGTGCGAAACCTGACATGTTGGGGTGGAGCTCTGGGGATTTACTCCGTggagggaagggaagggaagggaagggggTGGTAAATCCGGGGCCGATGAGCATGGGGAATTGGAACGTATCATGGGAGAAaggaggcggaggatggagaagatggaacTTTCCATGACGGGCAAGGACGCTGGCGGATGTCGTGTAACGACGTGGacggtggccatggtttgTTTTGGGCAGTCCTGGACTCCTGGGGCCCGAGTGCAGTTGCGATTGGGCTGACGGGCACGGAAGTGTAGATTACATACTAGTTGAATTGCTGCATGGCTTGGCGTCCGATGCGGGATGGCGTGATGTAGTACTTGTTTTTTTGAaacatgatggcgatgagatTGCAGGTGTTGTTGGACCGGTGAGAGTGGCGATGAAGGGGACTGAGATGACTTGGGCCAACTGGTGAGAATGACGGCGGTGTGCCGTGTATCAGTTCATCACGGTTGCCTGCATGTCATGCGATTACGGATGACAGAGACGGGCAGGCGTCTGGGACGTCTTTTGCTGGACATGGTAGTATATACGCCGCGGAGACGTCGATGAAGTCGTCGAGAGGAACATGAAGTTTCGGTCCTAGGTGCTTCCTTCGTACGGGTCGAGGCGCACCGTGCCTTCAAGTTGGAAGGACAAGACACGTCTGGTATTTATGTGGTTGGGGAAGTAAATgcacatatatatatatatatatgcataTATAACGAACGTGAACTTGGGCCATCTCTGCAAGGCTGACTGACTACATCTCCATTGTTACTACAACGTCTGCCTGGGCACCACCAGCCTGTCCAGTTTGTGTATTTCCATACCAAGTTCATGGTGAAGAGCCCTTGACGCAAGCATATCCATGGACTGCTTCTGTCGGATACGTTGGTGCCCCGGCTAGGTCTTGTTATCAATCCAAGCTTCTGTACGTGTTGGAGTCGAGTTGATGCCTACTCTTCCATGACAGGGTGTCCATCGGAGAGTTGCAACCCTAAACCAGCTCCTTGATGGAGAGCGGTTCTGCAAAACGTGTTCGGTGGCTGAGGCCTACATGTCGACAAGGAGAGGAAGCGGAAGTGACGTCGAATGGATCCTCGCCGATGAAGCaaacgtccatgtccagtcggCTTGTAGTTATGTAAGTAGCACTTGAGTAGGCACGTGCCACACAGCCAGCGTTCATCCGCTGCCATCTGGAATGAATGATCCGACCACGGCCGTTCCCTCAACTCGACTGCGCTCTGCTGGTTGCTCTTGAGTCTTGAATCTTGACAGGCTTGCCGGCTATCATTCATTGCAAATGGACCAAACACTCGAAGACAATGTCACCAATAGGATTGGTACCAGGTAGCAATCGATGACTGGTGAAGGGGCATTACAGAAGAAGCCGTTGGAGCAATCTTGCTCACGGACTCTTCTTCTACATTGCCTCTGGGTTTGAAGGGTCATGCATCTCTCCCTGTCCTTGTGTGGGCATAGCTCTGGCTCTGAATATGCATCTTCTACTACCGACAGCATATCGGCGTCGACAACATGCTACCCTGGATAACGAAATATAATGCCAGAAAACACGCACTGAACATGGTTCGCAACAAGGTCTCCCTCGCCCAGCGTAtcatttgaaccagacggTAAGAATCACCTCCGGGGATGCGTATAGTATAGCTGATTGCGTAACAAAGACCGAAACAAGCCGACTCAGAGTTCATATTCCAGGCGGGCGACTGGCCATATATGCATGTTCTGGGAGTGTAGGTTATCTAATTACATTAGACGCCATGGCTTACCAGCACCTGGAGTCTGATGTTTCCGAGACGGGACAGCTTGACAACTATGCAACGGGGTTGCAAAGACGGTCCAACTGATGTCGTGGTAGCCAGGCAACACCAGGAACGTTGAATGCTAGCTGACTGGTTTCTGGTCTGAGCTGCATGTGCCGGGTCCGTCTTTGGGTGTCGAGCCGCAGACATTTTCACGTATTATGCTAGACAGGGCTGTGAATTTGTTTGCCACAGGCGAGGACTACCAGTCAAGATGTTTACTAAAGTAGACTTTGAATGAAGCCGGGGTGGAAAGAGCCGCCTCCAGAAGCATGTTTATCAGCATGGGATACAATCCACGAAAGATTCAAGCGCAGTAGAAAGGAAGAGATATATTGACAAGGCAGCATGGCCTTGCCTCAAGTACCTAGATAAGCAGAACCCCCAACGCCTCTGCAATGCCAAAGCAaaacatcttcatcttctttttttgtcccCAATCCCAGTCCCGAAATGTTACATGGCTCCCATCATCAAGCTCTCTAGCATACCGCCCGTCTGGCAGGCAACCTGCGCCCTCTGAACTTCACTCCTGACCCGTCTATGAAGCGTTCTAAAGCCCTCATGCAGCTCCGCCGATCCGCCGACATACTCGGCATACATATCAATCAGATGCAGTCCCACCTCGACGCAGACACTGACATACCGGGGGTCGCATATATGCCCGCACACCCACTTCAGCACAGGTTCAACCCTCTGCTCGTCCCTGTTCTCGAGCGCGTCTCGAACAGCACTTCGGTGCCGCAGCGCCAACAGCAGAGTCAGCACGTTGAGGGACGTGTGGTCCGGCGACTTGCGGTCGAGCACCTGGTCCAGCGCACGAGCATACCGCGCATGCCGGAGATCCTTCTGCCAGGGACGCTCCTTTTTCCGACTCGCCCGCGGCTCattggcgatgacgacgtcggcgccctcCCCCACCATGTCCAGCTTGTTGGCCGCCTCGATTCTCCGCTTGCGCTTCGACTTTTTCGCATCATGCGAGGCAATCGTGCCCGCGACGAGGGCGGACATCTCCCTGTCTCGCTCGCGTTCGCGGCTCGCCTCCGCGCCAGTCAGACGCGTCTTGACGCTCAGCACGCCAGACTGCATGCCCACCGCCAAGTGGCGATCGCTGGCGTCGCCCCCGTCCCCGGAGGGGATCACCTGCAGAGACAGCACGGGCGACTGGTACTTGACGCTGTTGACGACATTCCACCCCGTCATCTCAAAGACCTTGACGTGGCCCTCCAAACCACCCGTCACCAGCCGCCGGCCATTGGACGCGAGGCTCAACGAAGTAACCGTCTTTTGATGGTTGCTAATCATGTGAAGTGGTCTGGCGGCAACCAGGTCCAGGACACAAACTGAGTTTCCCGCCGCGGCGACAACACTCGTCCCCGACGGCAGGGGCAGCACGTCCTCAATGGGGGCGGCGTGCTTGAACGTCATGACAGCCGAGCCGCTTCCCGTCCTGGGATCCCACAACTTCACCGTGGAGTCGTAACTCCCCGACACGACCATGCTAGACATGGTCCCGGGCATAAAGTTTGCGCACCGCACGTAGTCGCTGTGCCCGACAaacgtcgccgtcgcctcgTTGCTGGGCAGGTCCCAGAGCCGCACCGTCCTGTCGTCGCTGGCACTGACAAGTGTCGTCAATTCTGTGGGCGAGAACTTGGTCGTCCAGACAGGCTGCTTGTGTTCGGTCCACGTCTTGAGGATCGCTCGCGAGTTGACGTCAAAAACTTGCATCTTGCCCGTGTCGTCGCCAGCAACAAGCACCTTGCCATCCTTACGGATGTCTCCGCTTCTGGCGACATCGCCGAACCGTGTAATGGTCTTGAGAAGTTTGCGTGTGCGATTGGAATAGATTTGGACGCGGGTGCCCGTCGTGACTACGAAGGAGTCGCTGTTGTAGGAGATGTTGGTGACGGGGTAGCTCGTGGGCGACGGGATGAGCAGCTGGTTTTTAAACGTTTTCCAGTACCGCCTCTCGGCCGTTACTGGAGATGGCCCAGACGGCAGTTTGAGCTTTGGGAGAGGTCCCACCTGAGCTGCTGCCATATTCGTTGTCTTGCGATTTTATGGCGATGTGTGAAAATTGTCTGTGAGATCGCTTGCCATGCCAGTGTGTTTGGTAGccatgatttttttttttctgccgCTTCGAGATTCAATGCGGTCAGACAAAGCGGAAACGCCCCGCGTGGCAGCCTTCCCATAATGGGACTAGTGCGCCCCCCAACCTCTTGTCCCCGTTAGCTCACGTACTCCGCACTGTATACCAAAGAGCTTTTATACGCCGAGGATTCGATTGCCAGAATGAACATGTATCAAGTGGGAGCTTGACAGCGAGAATAAACACACTCAAGAATACGATCGATTTGATGTAGTCCTATAATGCTTACTACACCCGGATATGTGCTTGGGCGCATCTCAAAAACGCCGATTTGTTCTCCCAACATGCAAAACTATATACAATACTCATCTTTATATTCAAACAAATCCATAGTCAGGCTCTTAATACCCGCCCCGTCTCCTAGATCGTCCAGCGCCAATGTCAATTCGTTGCATTTCCTCCACGAGTGCCAGTTCCCCTCCGCCATTAGCACCGCTCATGATGGGCAAAGGAATCTTCGCAGGAAGCGGTGGTCCTGACCCATAATGCGGTGGCGCATGGTTCTCATTAGGGTAGTCATACGGACCCCCAGGATGGGCTCCGCGCGTGGGAGTATACTGGACTTGACGCCCCTGATAGTTATCAGGAGAAATTGGAGCTAGCGGGCTTGATGCAGAGGGGGGGAGGCTGTTATGACCAGCAGACGCCCGAGCCTTCTTCTGAAGGCGATTACGGCCACCAGTTGGAGGAGTACGTGGGTCGTCCGCTTGGCTATACGAGGGCGGAAgtggttgttgctgctgctgctgctgctgcgttATTACAGAATCTGGACGGGCAGCAATGCGAAGAGTCCTTCGTCCGCTCGGGGGCATTGGTTGCGCCCCTGATGGTGACGGCCTGGCACGAGGTTCGGGCGATGTCTGCTTCCCCctgggctctggctctggcgccCACGTCTCCATGGGAAGATGATCAGAAGGATCAATCTCTCGGCCATCATGAGTGATGATCTTGGCATTTGGGTCCACCCGCCCTACGCGAGAGTCGGC is part of the Metarhizium brunneum chromosome 4, complete sequence genome and harbors:
- the utp15 gene encoding U3 small nucleolar RNA-associated protein 15; translated protein: MAAAQVGPLPKLKLPSGPSPVTAERRYWKTFKNQLLIPSPTSYPVTNISYNSDSFVVTTGTRVQIYSNRTRKLLKTITRFGDVARSGDIRKDGKVLVAGDDTGKMQVFDVNSRAILKTWTEHKQPVWTTKFSPTELTTLVSASDDRTVRLWDLPSNEATATFVGHSDYVRCANFMPGTMSSMVVSGSYDSTVKLWDPRTGSGSAVMTFKHAAPIEDVLPLPSGTSVVAAAGNSVCVLDLVAARPLHMISNHQKTVTSLSLASNGRRLVTGGLEGHVKVFEMTGWNVVNSVKYQSPVLSLQVIPSGDGGDASDRHLAVGMQSGVLSVKTRLTGAEASRERERDREMSALVAGTIASHDAKKSKRKRRIEAANKLDMVGEGADVVIANEPRASRKKERPWQKDLRHARYARALDQVLDRKSPDHTSLNVLTLLLALRHRSAVRDALENRDEQRVEPVLKWVCGHICDPRYVSVCVEVGLHLIDMYAEYVGGSAELHEGFRTLHRRVRSEVQRAQVACQTGGMLESLMMGAM